One part of the Populus alba chromosome 18, ASM523922v2, whole genome shotgun sequence genome encodes these proteins:
- the LOC118056461 gene encoding zinc finger protein CONSTANS-LIKE 5, producing the protein MGIEVESLKNLTGGWSVAAKRCDSCKTAAAAAFCRADSAFLCLNCDNKIHHSQVNSKTMSRHERVWMCEVCEQAPAAVTCKADEAILCVTCDADIHSANPLARRHERVPIDPFYNSAESIVKTSTAFNILTPGENGVSGSDQNDDGVSWLLQSNHTTHDHNSKLRIENPVVKTGDMFFSEIDPFLEFEYQNSINASYEQIHGGADSVVPVQTKPAPLPAINHESCFDIDFCRSKLTSFSYSSQSLSHSVSSSSLDVGVVPDGNSMSDISHPFSRSMNTTTDPSMPLSGCTANQAATQLAGIGREARVLRYREKRKNRKFEKTIRYASRKAYAESRPRIKGRFAKRTEMESDMDNLYNSPSSVPFMADTQYGVVPSF; encoded by the exons ATGGGAATTGAAGTCGAGAGCTTAAAGAACTTAACCGGAGGATGGAGTGTTGCGGCTAAACGTTGTGACTCGTGCAAAACCGCGGCTGCAGCGGCGTTTTGCAGGGCCGACTCTGCTTTTTTGTGTCTGAATTGTGATAACAAGATTCACCATAGCCAGGTGAATAGCAAAACCATGTCCCGGCATGAGCGTGTGTGGATGTGTGAGGTCTGCGAGCAAGCACCAGCTGCGGTTACTTGCAAAGCTGATGAAGCTATTCTTTGTGTCACCTGTGACGCTGACATCCACTCTGCTAACCCTCTTGCTCGCCGTCATGAACGAGTCCCAATCGACCCCTTTTATAACTCTGCTGAATCAATTGTTAAGACTTCCACGGCGTTTAATATTCTAACACCCGGAGAAAATGGTGTGTCTGGATCTGATCAGAACGATGATGGTGTTTCGTGGCTGTTACAGAGTAATCACACAACACATGACCATAATTCAAAGCTCCGAATCGAGAATCCTGTTGTGAAGACTGGAGACATGTTTTTCTCTGAAATTGATCCGTTTCTTGAATTCGAGTATCAGAATTCCATCAATGCGAGCTATGAGCAGATTCATGGTGGTGCTGATAGCGTTGTGCCTGTGCAAACCAAACCAGCTCCGCTTCCGGCGATCAATCATGAAAGTTGCTTTGACATTGATTTCTGTAGATCTAAACTCACTTCTTTCAGCTACTCATCTCAGTCTCTTAGCCACAGC gtttcttCGTCTTCCCTAGACGTTGGTGTTGTTCCTGATGGGAATTCTATGTCCGACATATCCCATCCTTTCAGCCGAAGCATGAATACTACTACCGATCCAAGCATGCCCCTCTCAGGCTGTACTGCGAATCAAGCAGCAACTCAGTTAGCTGGGATTGGCCGTGAAGCTAGAGTTTTGCGGtacagagagaaaagaaagaaccgAAAGTTCGAAAAGACCATACGGTATGCTTCCCGAAAAGCTTACGCTGAAAGCAGGCCGAGAATCAAAGGCCGATTCGCAAAACGAACCGAAATGGAATCCGATATGGACAACCTATATAACTCTCCGAGCTCTGTCCCTTTCATGGCCGATACCCAATACGGTGTCGTTCCCTCTTTTTGA
- the LOC118056458 gene encoding uncharacterized protein: protein KLLQSPSRDSHDGEKTTTSFHSTPVLSPMGSPPHSHSSVGRHSRESSSSRFSGSLKPGSHKISPNDASTGGLKGQKQWKECDAIEEGLLDDEERRKGLPRKCYFLAFVLGFLILFSFFSLILWGASKHQQPETTMKSVTFEQFRIQTGSDSTGVATDMISVNSTVRMTYRTKETFFGVHVTSTPMDLSYSEITLVPGSIKKFYQSRKSQRSVAISLISDKINNYQKRIINEMAISFGKADCKQQVINYSCILQLVRTHPQRTNSLTRFSASQLTPIDEVVPSGLMMMAAPNELELCGLQVLTS from the exons aaactGCTTCAAAGCCCATCACGTGACTCTCACGATGGAGAGAAAACGACGACATCTTTTCATTCCACCCCTGTACTCAGCCCCATGGGATCCCCACCTCATTCTCACTCCTCTGTTGGCCGCCACTCGCGTGAATCCTCTTCAAGCCGGTTTTCTGGGTCGTTGAAACCTGGATCGCACAAGATCTCACCAAATGATGCGTCTACAGGGGGTCTAAAGGGACAAAAGCAGTGGAAGGAGTGTGATGCTATCGAAGAAGGACTTCTTGATGATGAAGAGCGTCGAAAGGGTCTCCCTCGTAAATGCTATTTCCTAGCTTTTGTTCTTGGATTCTTAATCCtgttctcatttttttctttgattctctGGGGGGCAAGCAAGCATCAGCAACCCGAGACCACAATGAag AGTGTTACATTTGAGCAATTTAGAATCCAAACTGGTTCTGATTCAACAGGAGTGGCAACTGATATGATCTCTGTGAACTCCACTGTGAGAATGACCTATCGCACCAAAGAAACATTTTTCGGAGTCCATGTGACCTCAACACCTATGGATCTATCATACTCTGAAATCACTTTAGTACCAGGAAGC ATCAAGAAGTTCTACCAGTCAAGGAAGAGCCAGAGGTCGGTAGCAATATCTCTTATCAGcgataaaattaacaattatcaGAAAAGAATAATTAACGAAATGGCTATTTCCTTTGGCAAAGCAGATTGTAAGcaacaggtaattaattactcatGTATTCTGCAGTTGGTGAGAACACATCCGCAAAGAACCAACTCCCTCACCAGGTTTTCAGCGTCTCAATTGACACCAATCGACGAAGTGGTTCCGAGTGGTTTGATGATGATGGCCGCCCCAAACGAACTG GAACTGTGTGGACTGCAAGTGCTCACATCATAA